A region from the Oryzias latipes chromosome 20, ASM223467v1 genome encodes:
- the LOC101155308 gene encoding collagen alpha-1(XVIII) chain isoform X1, whose protein sequence is MTSRGPPWFFGLSLLVLWFCSAHQLLDGRGPQSALELTELIGVPLPPSVSFVTGFEGYPAYSFGPDANVGRLTKSFLPDPFYRDFAITVTAKPTTRQGGVLFAITDAYQKTVQLGVALSAVEDDSQRIVLYYTDREAGPGTQEAASFKMGELTGRWARFSLSVKGAEVRLYMDCEEHRKVAFSRSARPLTFEASSGIFVGNAGGTGLPRFVGSIQQLVLKSDPTAVDDQCEEDDPYASGYGSGDDSPEDEEGKEEVKKMVEEREYVSFPDLDSTYSAPVQAPPTEVSLIDDEDEETRDGSGHMEESALTVQSVQTASPESFSPGQKGEPGPPGPPGPPGSPGRASDEGGVPGPRGPQGPQGPAGPPGHPGQDGHSGGKGEPGPLGPPGFPGIPGEPGSKGEKGDAGVGLPGPPGPPGPPSKSPKIPEGSGFEDFDSDAEILQGPPGPPGPPGPPGLPGSPSEDVFTGLPGSPGRDGEKGEAGLPGIDGKDGEAGPVGEKGEKGEAGVSGPPGPKGDQGSSGFPGLPGLAGPEGQPGPRGPPGPPGPPGPAAKGFAPVYEDLEGSGMLDDFGTTLLGGHQVSPGIPGPLGPKGKDGLDGVPGTPGQKGEPGDAGPPGTPGLEGPEGSQGPKGDKGDRGQKGEAGRDGLALPGPPGPPGPPGPIINLHDLPLNDTDGAFNLSGIFEAQGPPGPQGPKGDMGLPGFHGSPGLKGQKGEPGLVIAADGSMMSHLAGPIGPKGVKGDGGLPGPPGVPGPVGPAGPKGDIGLPGRAGRPGLMGPKGEKGDPRGLPGLPGPPGPPGRPGIFNCPKGTVFPIPPRPHCKMPNWFRVVGRYFCMLHVNTGKVNNRCQDLSELNPNGSIAAGNCQSGLKGEKGEPGPPGTAAAPFTFVPRGSVGSRGDQGVKGEKGQKGDSGSPGQPGIPGRSGLVGPKGDSVLGPAGLPGVPGPPGAPGFGRPGPVGPPGPPGPPGPPLFGSAWSNVGPPGPPGPPGPPGASSNAAAIKTFSTREGMMQQTLRDADGTLTFVTASGSLFLKVSQGWKEIQLGNLIYLSSNIIPQDEPQAAFHVRGEMLQRIRSSPERLTLVALNQPHSGDMMGLDVADRMCYEQAKAMGLAPNYRAFISSHKQDLVHVVYPGFRETLPVTNLRGDVMFQNWRSIFSGNGGSFSPRIPIYSFDGRDVLLDPFWPKKSIWHGSTSRGLRMVDKHCETWRADDLSVTGQSSSLTSGLLLGQQTRSCSNEYIVLCIETHKNL, encoded by the exons GCCGCGGCCCTCAGAGCGCCTTGGAGCTGACGGAGCTGATCGGCGTCCCCCTGCCCCCCTCCGTCTCTTTTGTCACTGGCTTTGAGGGTTACCCGGCTTACAGCTTCGGCCCAGACGCCAACGTGGGCCGCCTCACTAAGTCCTTCCTCCCTGACCCCTTCTACCGGGACTTTGCCATCACCGTCACAGCCAAACCAACCACCCGGCAGGGGGGCGTGCTGTTCGCCATCACAGATGCTTATCAGAAA ACGGTGCAGCTGGGCGTGGCTCTGTCTGCGGTGGAGGATGACTCCCAGAGGATCGTGCTGTACTACACGGACCGGGAGGCGGGACCGGGAACGCAGGAGGCAGCCTCCTTCAAGATGGGAGAGCTGACGGGCAGATGGGcacgcttttctctgagcgtGAAGGGTGCAGAG GTGCGTCTCTACATGGACTGTGAAGAACACCGTAAGGTCGCCTTCTCCAGGAGCGCTCGACCTCTGACCTTTGAGGCCAGCTCTGGGATCTTCGTTGGGAATGCTGGTGGAACTGGGCTTCCCAGGTTTGTG GGCTCCATCCAGCAGCTGGTGCTGAAGTCGGATCCCACGGCCGTGGACGACCAGTGCGAGGAGGATGACCCCTAT GCCTCTGGATACGGCAGCGGAGACGACAGtcctgaggatgaggagggaaaAGAGGAGGTGAAGAAGATGGTGGAGGAGCGAGAATATGTG TCTTTTCCAGATTTGGACTCAACCTACAGCGCTCCAGTTCAAGCCCCGCCCACTGAGGTGTCACTCATCgacgatgaagatgaagagaCAAGGGATGGTTCTGGACACATGGAGGAGTCAGCACTGACAG tcCAGTCCGTTCAGACTGCTTCTCCTGAATct ttCTCTCCAGGACAGAAGGGGGAGCCAGGTCCCCCAGGACCCCCAGGACCCCCTGGCTCTCCTGGACGAGCTTCAGACGAAGGAGGGGTGCCCGGACCGCGGGGTCCACAGGGACCCCAGGGGCCTGCAGGACCCCCCGGACATCCTGGACAAGATGGACACTCT GGAGGTAAAGGAGAACCCGGTCCTCTG GGACCGCCAGGATTCCCTGGGATTCCTGGAGAGCCTGGTTCCAAAGGGGAAAAG GGGGATGCTGGTGTGGGGCTGCCTGGCCCCCCAGGACCTCCAGGACCTCCCAGCAAGTCCCCTAAGATCCCG GAGGGGTCTGGATTTGAGGACTTTGACAGTGACGCAGAGATACTTCAG gGCCCCCCAGGACCACCGGGACCCCCAGGACCACCAGGGCTTCCAGGAAGCCCGTCTGAAGACGTCTTCACTGGGCTTCCTGGCTCTCCAGGGAGAGATGGAGAGAAGGGAGAAGCAGGTCTTCCT GGGATTGATGGAAAAGATGGAGAAGCTGGGCCTGTGGGGGAGAAGGGAGAAAAG GGAGAGGCTGGCGTGAGCGGGCCACCAGGACCAAAG GGAGACCAGGGGTCCTCAGGGTTCCCCGGCCTGCCAGGGCTAGCAGGTCCAGAGGGACAGCCTGGTCCCAGAGGTCCACCTGGTCCTCCTGGACCTCCAGGACCAGCAGCAAAAGGCTTTGCACCAGTGTATGAG GACCTGGAAGGATCTGGAATGCTGGATGACTTTGGAACCACATTGCTTGGAGGTCATCAG GTTTCCCCAGGAATTCCAGGACCTCTAGGACCGAAG GGTAAAGACGGATTAGACGGCGTCCCAGGAACGCCGGGGCAAAAG GGAGAGCCGGGCGACGCTGGACCTCCAGGAACTCCTGGTTTGGAAGGACCAGAAGGATCCCAG GGACCAAAGGGAGACAAAGGTGACCGAGGCCAAAAG GGAGAGGCAGGACGAGATGGACTGGCTCTGCCAGGCCCCCCAGGACCTCCTGGACCTCCTGGACCCATCATCAACCTCCATGAT CTTCCCCTGAACGACACTGATGGTGCCTTCAATTTATCAGGAATTTTTGAAGCCCAGGGACCCCCT GGACCACAAGGTCCAAAGGGAGACATGGGGTTGCCAGGGTTCCATGGATCTCCAGGACTAAAA GGGCAAAAGGGCGAGCCGGGGCTCGTCATCGCAGCAGATGGATCCATGATGTCACACCTGGCTGGACCAATCGGGCCCAAAGGAGTAAAG gGAGATGGCGGTCTTCCAGGACCTCCTGGAGTTCCA GGGCCAGTGGGGCCAGCAGGACCCAAAGGGGACATTGGTCTCCCTGGACGTGCA GGCCGCCCAGGGCTGATGGGGCCTAAAGGAGAGAAAGGGGATCCCCGGGGGCTGCCT GGACTTCCTGGTCCTCCTGGACCTCCAGGTCGTCCTGGAATTTTCAACTGTCCCAAAGGA ACAGTGTTCCCAATCCCCCCCAGACCCCACTGCAAAATGCCC AACTGGTTCAGAGTTGTTGGGAGATATTTCTGCATGCTGCATGTCAACACTGGAAAGGTGAACAATCGCTGTCAAGACCTGTCAGAG CTCAATCCCAACGGAAGCATTGCAGCTG GTAACTGCCAGTCAGggctaaaaggagaaaaaggggAGCCGGGTCCTCCAGGCACAGCAGCTGCTCCAT TCACTTTTGTCCCCAGAGGAAGTGTG GGCTCCAGAGGAGACCAGGGCGTCAAAGGGGAGAAGGGACAAAAGGGGGACTCAGGGTCTCCAGGCCAACCAGGGATACCAGGGAGGTCCGGACTGGTG GGACCCAAAGGGGACTCTGTGCTCGGTCCTGCAGGCCTCCCAGGAGTGCCAGGCCCACCGGGGGCTCCAGGCTTTGGCAGACCAGGTCCTGTAGGTCCCCCTGGTCCTCCTGGCCCTCCTGGTCCCCCTCTGTTTGGATCAG CTTGGTCCAATGTTGGTCCCCCAGGACCTCCAGGACCCCCTGGACCCCCTGGTGCTTCAAGCAATGCAGCAGCT ATAAAAACCTTTTCGACCCGAGAAGGCATGATGCAGCAAACCCTCCGGGACGCAGACGGGACTCTGACATTCGTGACGGCGTCAGGAAGCCTCTTCCTGAAGGTTTCCCAGGGATGGAAAGAGATACAG CTTGGAAACCTGATCTACCTCTCCAGTAACATTATTCCACAGGACGAG CCTCAAGCTGCATTTCATGTCAGAGGAGAAATGCTGCAAAGAATCCGCTCCAGTCCAGAAAGG CTGACCCTGGTGGCCTTGAACCAGCCGCACTCGGGCGACATGATGGGGCTGGACGTGGCTGACCGCATGTGCTATGAGCAGGCAAAGGCCATGGGTTTGGCTCCCAACTACCGCGCGTTCATTTCATCCCACAAGCAAGACCTGGTCCATGTGGTCTACCCTGGCTTCAGAGAAACTCTACCAGTGACCAACCTCAGG GGAGACGTGATGTTTCAAAACTGGCGTTCAATTTTCAGTGGCAATGGGGGGTCGTTTAGTCCCCGAATACCCATCTACTCCTTTGATGGGCGGGATGTCTTATTGGATCCATTCTG GCCGAAGAAAAGCATCTGGCACGGCTCAACCAGTCGCGGCCTCAGGATGGTGGACAAACACTGCGAGACGTGGCGTGCAGACGACCTCTCTGTGACTGGCCAGTCATCCAGCCTGACCTCAGGGCTGCTGCTGGGCCAGCAAACGCGAAGCTGTTCCAACGAGTACATCGTCCTCTGCATCGAGACCCACAAAAACCTTTGA
- the LOC101155308 gene encoding collagen alpha-1(XVIII) chain isoform X2, with product MTSRGPPWFFGLSLLVLWFCSAHQLLDGRGPQSALELTELIGVPLPPSVSFVTGFEGYPAYSFGPDANVGRLTKSFLPDPFYRDFAITVTAKPTTRQGGVLFAITDAYQKTVQLGVALSAVEDDSQRIVLYYTDREAGPGTQEAASFKMGELTGRWARFSLSVKGAEVRLYMDCEEHRKVAFSRSARPLTFEASSGIFVGNAGGTGLPRFVGSIQQLVLKSDPTAVDDQCEEDDPYASGYGSGDDSPEDEEGKEEVKKMVEEREYVSFPDLDSTYSAPVQAPPTEVSLIDDEDEETRDGSGHMEESALTVQSVQTASPESFSPGQKGEPGPPGPPGPPGSPGRASDEGGVPGPRGPQGPQGPAGPPGHPGQDGHSGGKGEPGPLGPPGFPGIPGEPGSKGEKGDAGVGLPGPPGPPGPPSKSPKIPEGSGFEDFDSDAEILQGPPGPPGPPGPPGLPGSPSEDVFTGLPGSPGRDGEKGEAGLPGIDGKDGEAGPVGEKGEKGEAGVSGPPGPKGDQGSSGFPGLPGLAGPEGQPGPRGPPGPPGPPGPAAKGFAPVYEDLEGSGMLDDFGTTLLGGHQVSPGIPGPLGPKGKDGLDGVPGTPGQKGEPGDAGPPGTPGLEGPEGSQGPKGDKGDRGQKGEAGRDGLALPGPPGPPGPPGPIINLHDLPLNDTDGAFNLSGIFEAQGPPGPQGPKGDMGLPGFHGSPGLKGQKGEPGLVIAADGSMMSHLAGPIGPKGVKGDGGLPGPPGVPGPVGPAGPKGDIGLPGRAGRPGLMGPKGEKGDPRGLPGLPGPPGPPGRPGIFNCPKGTVFPIPPRPHCKMPLNPNGSIAAGNCQSGLKGEKGEPGPPGTAAAPFTFVPRGSVGSRGDQGVKGEKGQKGDSGSPGQPGIPGRSGLVGPKGDSVLGPAGLPGVPGPPGAPGFGRPGPVGPPGPPGPPGPPLFGSAWSNVGPPGPPGPPGPPGASSNAAAIKTFSTREGMMQQTLRDADGTLTFVTASGSLFLKVSQGWKEIQLGNLIYLSSNIIPQDEPQAAFHVRGEMLQRIRSSPERLTLVALNQPHSGDMMGLDVADRMCYEQAKAMGLAPNYRAFISSHKQDLVHVVYPGFRETLPVTNLRGDVMFQNWRSIFSGNGGSFSPRIPIYSFDGRDVLLDPFWPKKSIWHGSTSRGLRMVDKHCETWRADDLSVTGQSSSLTSGLLLGQQTRSCSNEYIVLCIETHKNL from the exons GCCGCGGCCCTCAGAGCGCCTTGGAGCTGACGGAGCTGATCGGCGTCCCCCTGCCCCCCTCCGTCTCTTTTGTCACTGGCTTTGAGGGTTACCCGGCTTACAGCTTCGGCCCAGACGCCAACGTGGGCCGCCTCACTAAGTCCTTCCTCCCTGACCCCTTCTACCGGGACTTTGCCATCACCGTCACAGCCAAACCAACCACCCGGCAGGGGGGCGTGCTGTTCGCCATCACAGATGCTTATCAGAAA ACGGTGCAGCTGGGCGTGGCTCTGTCTGCGGTGGAGGATGACTCCCAGAGGATCGTGCTGTACTACACGGACCGGGAGGCGGGACCGGGAACGCAGGAGGCAGCCTCCTTCAAGATGGGAGAGCTGACGGGCAGATGGGcacgcttttctctgagcgtGAAGGGTGCAGAG GTGCGTCTCTACATGGACTGTGAAGAACACCGTAAGGTCGCCTTCTCCAGGAGCGCTCGACCTCTGACCTTTGAGGCCAGCTCTGGGATCTTCGTTGGGAATGCTGGTGGAACTGGGCTTCCCAGGTTTGTG GGCTCCATCCAGCAGCTGGTGCTGAAGTCGGATCCCACGGCCGTGGACGACCAGTGCGAGGAGGATGACCCCTAT GCCTCTGGATACGGCAGCGGAGACGACAGtcctgaggatgaggagggaaaAGAGGAGGTGAAGAAGATGGTGGAGGAGCGAGAATATGTG TCTTTTCCAGATTTGGACTCAACCTACAGCGCTCCAGTTCAAGCCCCGCCCACTGAGGTGTCACTCATCgacgatgaagatgaagagaCAAGGGATGGTTCTGGACACATGGAGGAGTCAGCACTGACAG tcCAGTCCGTTCAGACTGCTTCTCCTGAATct ttCTCTCCAGGACAGAAGGGGGAGCCAGGTCCCCCAGGACCCCCAGGACCCCCTGGCTCTCCTGGACGAGCTTCAGACGAAGGAGGGGTGCCCGGACCGCGGGGTCCACAGGGACCCCAGGGGCCTGCAGGACCCCCCGGACATCCTGGACAAGATGGACACTCT GGAGGTAAAGGAGAACCCGGTCCTCTG GGACCGCCAGGATTCCCTGGGATTCCTGGAGAGCCTGGTTCCAAAGGGGAAAAG GGGGATGCTGGTGTGGGGCTGCCTGGCCCCCCAGGACCTCCAGGACCTCCCAGCAAGTCCCCTAAGATCCCG GAGGGGTCTGGATTTGAGGACTTTGACAGTGACGCAGAGATACTTCAG gGCCCCCCAGGACCACCGGGACCCCCAGGACCACCAGGGCTTCCAGGAAGCCCGTCTGAAGACGTCTTCACTGGGCTTCCTGGCTCTCCAGGGAGAGATGGAGAGAAGGGAGAAGCAGGTCTTCCT GGGATTGATGGAAAAGATGGAGAAGCTGGGCCTGTGGGGGAGAAGGGAGAAAAG GGAGAGGCTGGCGTGAGCGGGCCACCAGGACCAAAG GGAGACCAGGGGTCCTCAGGGTTCCCCGGCCTGCCAGGGCTAGCAGGTCCAGAGGGACAGCCTGGTCCCAGAGGTCCACCTGGTCCTCCTGGACCTCCAGGACCAGCAGCAAAAGGCTTTGCACCAGTGTATGAG GACCTGGAAGGATCTGGAATGCTGGATGACTTTGGAACCACATTGCTTGGAGGTCATCAG GTTTCCCCAGGAATTCCAGGACCTCTAGGACCGAAG GGTAAAGACGGATTAGACGGCGTCCCAGGAACGCCGGGGCAAAAG GGAGAGCCGGGCGACGCTGGACCTCCAGGAACTCCTGGTTTGGAAGGACCAGAAGGATCCCAG GGACCAAAGGGAGACAAAGGTGACCGAGGCCAAAAG GGAGAGGCAGGACGAGATGGACTGGCTCTGCCAGGCCCCCCAGGACCTCCTGGACCTCCTGGACCCATCATCAACCTCCATGAT CTTCCCCTGAACGACACTGATGGTGCCTTCAATTTATCAGGAATTTTTGAAGCCCAGGGACCCCCT GGACCACAAGGTCCAAAGGGAGACATGGGGTTGCCAGGGTTCCATGGATCTCCAGGACTAAAA GGGCAAAAGGGCGAGCCGGGGCTCGTCATCGCAGCAGATGGATCCATGATGTCACACCTGGCTGGACCAATCGGGCCCAAAGGAGTAAAG gGAGATGGCGGTCTTCCAGGACCTCCTGGAGTTCCA GGGCCAGTGGGGCCAGCAGGACCCAAAGGGGACATTGGTCTCCCTGGACGTGCA GGCCGCCCAGGGCTGATGGGGCCTAAAGGAGAGAAAGGGGATCCCCGGGGGCTGCCT GGACTTCCTGGTCCTCCTGGACCTCCAGGTCGTCCTGGAATTTTCAACTGTCCCAAAGGA ACAGTGTTCCCAATCCCCCCCAGACCCCACTGCAAAATGCCC CTCAATCCCAACGGAAGCATTGCAGCTG GTAACTGCCAGTCAGggctaaaaggagaaaaaggggAGCCGGGTCCTCCAGGCACAGCAGCTGCTCCAT TCACTTTTGTCCCCAGAGGAAGTGTG GGCTCCAGAGGAGACCAGGGCGTCAAAGGGGAGAAGGGACAAAAGGGGGACTCAGGGTCTCCAGGCCAACCAGGGATACCAGGGAGGTCCGGACTGGTG GGACCCAAAGGGGACTCTGTGCTCGGTCCTGCAGGCCTCCCAGGAGTGCCAGGCCCACCGGGGGCTCCAGGCTTTGGCAGACCAGGTCCTGTAGGTCCCCCTGGTCCTCCTGGCCCTCCTGGTCCCCCTCTGTTTGGATCAG CTTGGTCCAATGTTGGTCCCCCAGGACCTCCAGGACCCCCTGGACCCCCTGGTGCTTCAAGCAATGCAGCAGCT ATAAAAACCTTTTCGACCCGAGAAGGCATGATGCAGCAAACCCTCCGGGACGCAGACGGGACTCTGACATTCGTGACGGCGTCAGGAAGCCTCTTCCTGAAGGTTTCCCAGGGATGGAAAGAGATACAG CTTGGAAACCTGATCTACCTCTCCAGTAACATTATTCCACAGGACGAG CCTCAAGCTGCATTTCATGTCAGAGGAGAAATGCTGCAAAGAATCCGCTCCAGTCCAGAAAGG CTGACCCTGGTGGCCTTGAACCAGCCGCACTCGGGCGACATGATGGGGCTGGACGTGGCTGACCGCATGTGCTATGAGCAGGCAAAGGCCATGGGTTTGGCTCCCAACTACCGCGCGTTCATTTCATCCCACAAGCAAGACCTGGTCCATGTGGTCTACCCTGGCTTCAGAGAAACTCTACCAGTGACCAACCTCAGG GGAGACGTGATGTTTCAAAACTGGCGTTCAATTTTCAGTGGCAATGGGGGGTCGTTTAGTCCCCGAATACCCATCTACTCCTTTGATGGGCGGGATGTCTTATTGGATCCATTCTG GCCGAAGAAAAGCATCTGGCACGGCTCAACCAGTCGCGGCCTCAGGATGGTGGACAAACACTGCGAGACGTGGCGTGCAGACGACCTCTCTGTGACTGGCCAGTCATCCAGCCTGACCTCAGGGCTGCTGCTGGGCCAGCAAACGCGAAGCTGTTCCAACGAGTACATCGTCCTCTGCATCGAGACCCACAAAAACCTTTGA